From one Treponema denticola genomic stretch:
- a CDS encoding aminotransferase class I/II-fold pyridoxal phosphate-dependent enzyme, protein MQAIILAAGMGKRLRNYTKDATKCMVPVNGKTLIEYTIEALIPNKIDKLIVVIGYKGDVLKEFISSKFNESNLNGMKIEYIENPIYDKTNNIYSLYLACNEMAKDDTILLESDLIFKPALIKDIIENNDKNIAVVSPFEAWMDGTCTVLDQDNYIINILDKAQFNWNDINHYFKTVNIYKFSKEFSKEYYIPFLEAYQKAFGKNEYYEQVLKVLSFLSASVLKGFVVSGEDWYEIDDPADLAIAEDRFKTGVDKLHSLQNRYGGYWRFPQLKDFCYLVNPYFPPQKLVNEMTSSFQTLLTQYPSGAFQQSLLAAKVFNILPEHIVVGNGAAELISSISKYIKGKIAIPYPTFNEYPERLVNGEIVPIHTDPDTFSYFVDDIISCVNKENITTVILINPDNPTGNFLEKNDVLRLCDELKRKDILLVFDESFIDFAEKEKRYSLMDENILNKYPNLIVIKSISKSYGIPGLRLGVLANADTDYINKIKKTNSIWNINSFGEYFLQIYDKYSKTYQAACDLIADERTRFISELSKLEYFSVFPSQANYVLCKLDNAISPEKLAILLIEKYNIFIKDLSSKRGFENGNYIRLAVRDEKDNNYLITALKEILSKYF, encoded by the coding sequence ATGCAAGCCATTATTTTAGCAGCAGGAATGGGAAAAAGACTTCGGAATTATACAAAAGATGCAACTAAGTGTATGGTTCCCGTAAACGGAAAAACATTGATTGAATATACTATCGAGGCTTTGATTCCAAATAAAATTGATAAACTGATAGTTGTTATAGGATATAAAGGCGATGTTTTAAAAGAATTCATTTCCTCAAAATTTAATGAAAGTAATTTAAACGGGATGAAAATTGAGTATATAGAAAATCCTATATATGATAAAACAAATAATATTTATTCTTTATATCTTGCCTGTAATGAAATGGCAAAGGACGATACCATTCTTCTTGAAAGTGATTTAATTTTTAAACCGGCTCTCATAAAAGATATTATTGAGAATAATGATAAAAATATTGCCGTCGTATCTCCATTTGAAGCATGGATGGACGGCACATGCACTGTGCTTGATCAAGATAACTATATAATAAACATATTGGATAAGGCACAATTTAATTGGAATGATATAAATCATTACTTTAAAACGGTTAATATTTATAAATTTTCAAAAGAATTCAGTAAGGAATATTATATTCCATTTCTTGAAGCATATCAAAAAGCCTTTGGAAAAAATGAGTATTATGAACAAGTACTGAAGGTTTTATCCTTTTTATCGGCTTCTGTACTAAAAGGTTTTGTTGTTTCAGGAGAGGATTGGTATGAAATTGATGATCCTGCAGACTTAGCTATAGCAGAAGATCGGTTTAAAACCGGAGTAGATAAGCTGCATAGTTTACAAAATAGATACGGAGGTTATTGGAGATTTCCTCAGCTAAAAGACTTTTGTTATCTTGTAAATCCGTATTTCCCGCCCCAAAAGCTTGTAAATGAAATGACATCCAGTTTTCAGACTTTGCTTACACAATATCCAAGCGGAGCTTTTCAGCAAAGTTTACTTGCTGCAAAAGTATTTAATATTTTACCTGAGCATATTGTTGTAGGAAACGGTGCTGCAGAGCTTATTTCTTCAATATCTAAATACATCAAAGGTAAGATTGCAATTCCCTATCCTACTTTTAATGAGTATCCTGAAAGGTTAGTAAATGGAGAAATAGTCCCTATACATACCGATCCCGATACTTTTAGCTACTTTGTTGATGATATAATTAGCTGTGTAAATAAAGAAAATATAACAACAGTGATTTTGATTAACCCTGATAATCCTACCGGTAACTTTTTAGAAAAAAACGATGTTTTAAGGCTTTGTGATGAGTTAAAAAGAAAAGACATTCTTCTCGTTTTTGATGAATCATTTATAGATTTTGCAGAAAAAGAAAAGAGATATTCCCTTATGGACGAAAATATTTTAAATAAATATCCTAATTTGATTGTTATAAAATCTATAAGTAAAAGTTATGGTATTCCGGGATTAAGATTGGGCGTTTTAGCGAATGCCGACACCGACTATATCAATAAAATCAAAAAAACAAACAGTATCTGGAACATCAACTCATTTGGAGAATATTTTCTACAAATTTATGATAAATACAGCAAAACATATCAGGCAGCCTGTGATCTTATAGCTGATGAAAGAACACGTTTTATTTCAGAACTTTCAAAATTAGAGTATTTTTCCGTTTTTCCGAGTCAGGCAAATTATGTATTGTGTAAATTGGATAATGCTATATCTCCCGAAAAACTAGCTATATTGCTGATTGAAAAATATAATATTTTTATCAAAGACCTTTCATCTAAAAGAGGCTTTGAAAACGGAAATTATATCAGACTTGCAGTAAGAGACGAAAAAGATAACAATTACTTAATAACTGCATTAAAAGAAATTTTATCAAAATACTTTTAA